From Pseudomonadota bacterium, one genomic window encodes:
- a CDS encoding sigma-70 family RNA polymerase sigma factor → MSGSEGMTRRDAGDDNQLMSRISRQDKAALQALYLAYHGKLMRFALRVVRRPEDAEEVVNDVFMVVWRDAGTFEGRSRVSTWLMGIAYRRALKHLRKETSRLRLVASGGGERDEPDQYLESAEDDAPLPADALEQQEVADVALKSLPADQRLMVELALVMGHSYPEIAEMADCPVNTVKTRMFHARKRMRDALKATGLGTDLADALGA, encoded by the coding sequence ATGAGTGGTAGCGAAGGGATGACCCGGCGAGACGCAGGCGACGACAACCAGTTGATGTCGAGGATCTCCCGCCAGGACAAGGCGGCGCTGCAGGCGCTGTACCTGGCCTACCACGGAAAATTGATGCGCTTCGCGCTGCGCGTGGTTCGCCGGCCCGAAGACGCGGAGGAAGTGGTCAATGACGTATTCATGGTGGTCTGGCGCGACGCCGGCACCTTCGAGGGACGCTCCCGGGTGTCCACCTGGCTCATGGGCATCGCCTACCGGCGGGCACTCAAGCACCTGCGCAAGGAGACGAGTCGCCTTCGCCTCGTCGCCTCGGGCGGCGGCGAGCGCGACGAGCCGGACCAGTACCTGGAGAGCGCCGAAGACGACGCCCCCCTCCCTGCCGACGCCCTCGAGCAGCAGGAGGTGGCCGACGTCGCCCTCAAGTCCCTACCCGCCGACCAGCGACTCATGGTGGAGCTCGCCCTGGTCATGGGTCACTCGTATCCGGAGATTGCCGAGATGGCGGATTGTCCGGTGAACACGGTGAAGACACGCATGTTCCACGCCCGTAAGCGGATGCGCGACGCGCTGAAAGCCACGGGCCTGGGCACCGACCTGGCAGATGCCTTGGGAGCCTGA